A region from the Chitinispirillum alkaliphilum genome encodes:
- a CDS encoding type IV pilus biogenesis protein PilJ: MKLSLRSQLLIAFIVIIAGSAVISAISYYTMINTRDTLIHVFESDFLPYQKMANVKSEFVQWIRQFDRMVETPQDLPEHERGATEFRVEIQGLITETLDLQLTQTGRSILESINEDIETIVVLRAQLISAIQQQQPEFIEQTYSEIISLAGQIENTQNVYHVSTRGRKVIEETIGSMNDIQDVMKQVAQSIMNLNEQSQMVGQITDSVNDLADATNILSVNASIEAAKAGEQGKGFSVVAQEIRSLAIRSKQATTNIRQILSDIQKATSTSVLITEQAGKKVDSGVQQSFQAKEAIEVLSNNITEAAQAATQIAASSSQQLAGMDQMAEGMSSINQATQQNVSSLKELESAMRNLSELGERLNSVVNIL, translated from the coding sequence ATGAAGCTTTCGTTACGATCCCAGCTGCTCATTGCATTCATTGTAATAATCGCTGGAAGCGCAGTAATTTCGGCAATATCCTATTACACGATGATAAATACACGGGACACCCTTATTCATGTCTTCGAGTCCGACTTCCTTCCCTATCAGAAAATGGCGAATGTAAAAAGTGAATTTGTACAGTGGATCAGACAATTTGACCGGATGGTAGAAACGCCGCAAGATTTACCTGAGCATGAAAGAGGAGCAACAGAATTTCGCGTTGAAATTCAGGGCCTTATAACTGAAACCCTCGACCTGCAACTCACCCAAACCGGCAGATCGATTCTTGAGAGTATAAACGAAGACATTGAGACTATCGTTGTCCTCAGAGCGCAGCTAATTTCTGCTATTCAGCAGCAACAGCCTGAGTTTATCGAACAGACATATTCTGAGATAATCTCTTTGGCCGGACAAATTGAAAACACACAGAACGTATATCATGTATCTACGAGAGGCCGAAAAGTAATTGAAGAGACTATCGGTTCAATGAACGACATACAGGATGTAATGAAACAAGTAGCCCAGAGTATCATGAATCTCAACGAACAGAGTCAGATGGTAGGGCAGATCACAGATTCTGTAAACGATCTTGCAGATGCCACCAACATTCTCTCAGTCAATGCATCGATCGAAGCAGCCAAAGCAGGCGAACAGGGGAAAGGGTTTTCCGTTGTAGCGCAGGAGATCCGCAGTCTTGCAATTCGTTCAAAGCAGGCGACCACCAATATCAGACAAATCCTCTCTGATATACAAAAGGCAACCAGCACCTCTGTTCTTATAACCGAACAGGCTGGAAAAAAAGTCGACTCCGGTGTACAGCAGTCTTTCCAGGCCAAGGAAGCTATTGAAGTTTTATCCAACAACATCACAGAAGCGGCCCAGGCCGCAACACAGATTGCCGCATCAAGTTCCCAGCAGCTTGCCGGAATGGATCAGATGGCAGAGGGGATGAGCTCCATTAATCAGGCCACACAACAAAATGTATCGAGTCTAAAGGAGCTTGAGAGTGCGATGCGAAATCTTAGCGAACTGGGAGAAAGACTCAACAGCGTGGTGAATATATTGTAA
- a CDS encoding Signal transduction histidine kinase CheA yields the protein MLSNDNELTRKLLKIFEAEAQEHLSVLSAGFLDLEKAEENKRQPLLETLSRRAHTFKGAARTIENSSIESLCRSLESVLLVLKKKRITPPEELFDMLHRALDLIRVLLTGEQKDQEVSSLNSRFESFESAWKKSKDLPKGIPESSQSYDVTPLPKPDLQSAYGKNFLSGVVKLPAEKLEQFLQEAEEMIPVKNSLNSTLNQLNEISAKVQSIFSGMIKGGKEIFPSGTDPLHLNEISRDLSLLTEQFRENCHTLENAVHQHLQNVKSAGMEPFSEISEPLHRISRDLSRQQGKEVNLEIIGAQTEFDRRMLQELQTPFLHLIRNAVDHGIETPQERISSGKNSTGKITIVLTRAANSGFEITISDDGRGVDTTKLKNELVKRGLINSDQAEELTPFEINDLLFRSGISTRQEVSDLSGRGLGLAIVREFIEKISGQVWMESTRNKGTTFRIILPSTISTLRGVLVSVGDFSFIIPTPFVQSVKNFRDEDIKTVENVTTIMVEDEAVTLVHLKDVLNLPQRMENTQKSRRNSLIVNFAEKRIAIEVDHVIDEKEVVVRGLGPQLKNVKMIAGATISGSGQVVPVLNISDLLVTESIEEKTRLPKHETKTLREKSPRGEKTILVVEDSITSRSLLKTILQSSGFRVKTAVDGAEAYTMIRTEKFDIVLSDIDMPRMNGFELTRKIREDKKLAQLPIVLISALESKEDIQRGIEAGANAYIVKSRFDNTNLIETVKRLI from the coding sequence ATGCTTTCAAATGATAATGAACTAACCAGAAAGCTTCTGAAAATATTCGAAGCAGAAGCACAGGAACATCTTTCTGTGCTCAGTGCAGGATTTTTGGATTTGGAAAAGGCTGAGGAGAACAAAAGACAGCCACTGCTTGAGACACTCTCCCGCCGCGCACACACATTCAAAGGAGCTGCCAGAACTATAGAGAACAGTTCAATAGAATCTCTGTGCAGGTCATTGGAAAGTGTGCTCCTTGTGCTGAAAAAGAAGAGGATTACCCCTCCGGAAGAACTTTTTGATATGCTCCACCGAGCGCTTGATCTTATCCGTGTGCTGCTTACAGGAGAACAAAAGGATCAGGAAGTTAGCAGTCTCAATTCCAGATTTGAATCTTTTGAATCCGCCTGGAAAAAAAGTAAAGATCTACCGAAAGGAATTCCTGAATCTTCACAGTCCTATGATGTTACTCCTTTGCCCAAACCGGATCTTCAAAGCGCCTACGGGAAAAATTTTCTCTCCGGTGTTGTAAAACTTCCGGCTGAAAAACTCGAACAGTTTCTTCAGGAGGCTGAAGAGATGATTCCGGTGAAAAATTCGCTCAACAGCACCTTAAATCAACTAAATGAAATCTCCGCGAAAGTGCAATCAATCTTCTCAGGGATGATAAAAGGTGGAAAAGAAATTTTTCCTTCGGGTACTGACCCTCTGCACCTTAACGAAATAAGCCGGGATCTGAGCCTGCTGACCGAACAGTTCAGAGAGAACTGTCATACTCTGGAAAATGCAGTACACCAGCACCTTCAAAATGTCAAGAGTGCTGGTATGGAGCCATTTTCTGAAATCTCAGAACCACTCCACAGGATTTCCCGCGACCTGTCCCGTCAACAGGGCAAAGAGGTAAATCTTGAGATTATCGGAGCCCAGACTGAATTTGACAGAAGGATGCTTCAGGAACTGCAAACCCCCTTTCTTCACCTTATAAGAAATGCTGTTGACCATGGAATAGAAACCCCTCAGGAGCGTATCTCCTCGGGTAAAAACAGCACAGGAAAGATAACAATCGTACTTACCCGTGCAGCAAACAGTGGTTTCGAAATAACAATCAGCGATGACGGGCGGGGAGTCGATACAACAAAGCTAAAGAACGAGCTTGTCAAAAGAGGACTGATAAATTCCGATCAGGCAGAAGAGCTGACACCTTTTGAAATCAATGATCTGCTGTTTCGCTCCGGCATTTCAACCAGACAGGAAGTATCTGACCTATCGGGCCGGGGGCTGGGTCTTGCGATTGTAAGGGAATTCATAGAAAAGATTTCCGGACAGGTATGGATGGAAAGCACGAGGAACAAAGGGACTACATTCAGAATAATTCTGCCCTCAACCATCTCCACACTCAGGGGCGTACTTGTGTCGGTTGGAGATTTCAGTTTCATCATTCCTACCCCATTTGTTCAAAGCGTTAAGAATTTCCGTGATGAGGATATCAAAACAGTAGAAAACGTAACTACCATTATGGTTGAAGATGAAGCAGTTACCCTTGTTCATCTGAAGGATGTACTGAATCTGCCGCAAAGAATGGAAAACACTCAAAAGAGTCGCCGTAATTCACTCATTGTAAATTTTGCTGAAAAAAGAATTGCAATCGAAGTTGACCATGTAATTGACGAAAAAGAGGTGGTGGTGAGAGGACTTGGTCCACAGTTGAAAAATGTCAAAATGATAGCAGGGGCTACTATTTCTGGCTCCGGGCAAGTGGTGCCCGTTCTTAACATAAGCGACCTTTTGGTGACAGAAAGCATTGAAGAGAAAACCAGATTACCCAAACATGAAACAAAAACCTTAAGAGAAAAGTCTCCCAGAGGGGAAAAAACTATTCTGGTTGTGGAGGACTCTATAACCTCCCGTTCCCTGCTAAAAACAATCCTTCAGTCTTCGGGATTCAGAGTAAAAACAGCCGTTGACGGTGCAGAGGCTTATACCATGATCAGGACAGAAAAGTTTGATATAGTTTTATCCGATATAGACATGCCCAGAATGAACGGTTTTGAACTGACCCGTAAAATACGGGAGGATAAGAAACTGGCTCAGCTGCCAATTGTGCTTATTTCCGCACTGGAATCAAAAGAGGATATTCAACGGGGGATCGAAGCGGGGGCAAATGCATATATAGTAAAGAGCAGATTTGATAATACCAATTTAATTGAGACAGTTAAAAGACTCATTTGA
- a CDS encoding Na+/solute symporter, with protein MGEQEMNLILLGFIVFIFLLINGFLAFLGFRGTRNASDYLLAGRKAHPVIMAISYGATFISTAAIVGFGGAAAVYGMGVLWLTFLTIFVGVFIAFALFGKRTRKISHNLDAHTFPEFIGKRFNSRFLQTASGLLVFVAMPLYAGSVIIGGTQFIAQTLEINYEIALLFFVSVVSVYVVMGGLKGVMYADAFQGTLMFAGMVFLLIYTYTMLGGVVDAHSSLTALKGEAVELFGHLGHRGWTAMPEAGSVFWWQLVSTIVLGVGIGVLAQPQLVVRFMTVKSNRELNRAVLIGGVFIIMMTGVAFIVGALSNVYFSREMGLSSFLAVEKNTDNIIPLFINMAMPSWFTAIFFVTLLGAAISTLSSQFHTMGSAFGRDFLEQGLGVKTRSSILTTKLSMCFTILVSASLAYVLPHFFEQGSAIIAIGTAIFFGLCAATFLPLYFGSLYTRRITKAGAIACFVSGLSVSSFWLIFVQTRASEPLGICRAIFGVDSLASSPWLQNVDPVVAALPVSILCTIVFSLFSKPPEEIYLDEVFRGVR; from the coding sequence ATGGGGGAGCAGGAGATGAATTTAATACTTTTGGGATTTATTGTTTTTATTTTTCTGCTGATCAATGGATTTTTAGCATTTCTTGGGTTTCGTGGTACCCGTAATGCCTCAGATTACCTCCTTGCAGGCCGTAAAGCACATCCGGTCATAATGGCAATCTCCTATGGGGCTACTTTTATCAGCACCGCAGCAATTGTGGGGTTTGGAGGGGCTGCCGCAGTATATGGAATGGGTGTGCTGTGGTTGACATTTCTAACCATATTCGTGGGTGTTTTCATCGCCTTTGCCTTGTTTGGGAAAAGAACAAGGAAAATCAGCCACAATCTTGACGCGCATACATTTCCTGAGTTTATAGGGAAACGGTTTAACTCCCGGTTTCTGCAAACTGCTTCAGGGCTTTTGGTTTTTGTCGCGATGCCGCTTTATGCCGGTTCGGTCATCATCGGGGGCACTCAGTTTATCGCACAGACTCTTGAGATAAATTATGAAATAGCACTTCTGTTTTTCGTATCGGTTGTTTCTGTTTACGTTGTGATGGGCGGGCTTAAAGGGGTAATGTATGCGGATGCCTTTCAGGGAACACTGATGTTTGCAGGGATGGTTTTTCTCTTAATTTACACATACACAATGCTGGGTGGTGTGGTTGATGCGCACTCTTCGCTTACGGCTCTTAAGGGTGAAGCTGTAGAGTTATTTGGCCATCTGGGACACAGGGGATGGACCGCTATGCCTGAAGCTGGTTCCGTTTTTTGGTGGCAGCTGGTCAGCACAATTGTTCTGGGTGTGGGAATAGGGGTTTTGGCTCAACCGCAGCTTGTGGTCAGGTTTATGACAGTTAAAAGCAACAGAGAACTTAACAGAGCGGTGCTTATAGGGGGAGTTTTCATCATAATGATGACAGGGGTGGCTTTCATTGTGGGAGCTCTGAGTAATGTTTATTTCTCAAGGGAAATGGGGTTGAGTTCATTTTTAGCAGTTGAGAAGAACACCGACAACATTATTCCTCTTTTTATCAATATGGCAATGCCTTCCTGGTTTACGGCAATATTTTTTGTCACATTGCTTGGAGCCGCTATCAGCACTCTTTCATCTCAGTTTCACACCATGGGAAGTGCCTTTGGGAGAGATTTTCTTGAACAGGGGCTTGGGGTAAAAACAAGAAGCTCCATTCTAACCACAAAACTTTCCATGTGCTTTACAATACTTGTGAGTGCTTCTCTTGCCTATGTTCTTCCACATTTTTTTGAACAGGGATCAGCGATAATTGCTATAGGGACGGCCATTTTTTTTGGACTTTGTGCTGCGACTTTTCTTCCGCTCTATTTTGGATCACTCTACACCAGACGCATAACCAAGGCAGGTGCAATAGCCTGTTTTGTAAGCGGGTTATCTGTAAGTTCTTTCTGGCTGATATTTGTTCAGACAAGAGCTTCGGAGCCACTTGGGATCTGCAGGGCCATATTCGGGGTGGACAGTTTGGCATCGAGTCCATGGCTTCAGAATGTTGATCCGGTGGTTGCAGCTCTGCCGGTATCGATACTGTGTACAATAGTATTTAGCCTTTTCTCAAAGCCTCCCGAAGAGATTTATCTTGATGAAGTGTTCAGGGGTGTGAGATAG
- a CDS encoding histidine kinase → MSIYLKVLHIEDDESDALLLTRFLEKNGFDIEYTRIDTKVQVEKVLAQKEWDLIISDFMLPGMNGLDVFKIVKESGVDIPFIIVSGQIGEETAVEAMRAGVKDFINKDNMARLIPAIKREMKEYENRKRHKKIESLLKKTKDEFERHRRQEQEMKLLGQLVSGVAHEVRNPLNAITALLEALFQDDIADPENISMYKKYINAQVDRLNHLMKDLLELGNPNNSSEFIELDLVALCGSTVEFWNNSLTADSKAVSFKNETGKEDLKILGDYTRLQQVLVNLFQNASHHSPQNSLIQLVLSVWEGKINIRVVDKGSGISEEMVDRVFEPFFTTRKSGTGLGLGIARSILAAHSGTIKLENNKAGEGGCTATITIPDPEQKNLSEVASGCICNG, encoded by the coding sequence ATGTCCATTTATTTAAAAGTGCTGCATATCGAGGATGATGAATCGGATGCGCTGTTACTGACAAGATTTCTGGAAAAGAATGGTTTTGATATTGAGTATACCCGTATCGACACAAAAGTACAGGTTGAAAAGGTCCTTGCCCAAAAGGAGTGGGATCTCATTATTTCCGATTTCATGCTGCCGGGAATGAATGGGCTCGATGTTTTCAAAATTGTAAAAGAGAGCGGGGTAGATATCCCGTTTATAATTGTTTCCGGGCAAATAGGGGAAGAAACTGCGGTTGAGGCGATGCGGGCAGGTGTGAAGGATTTTATCAATAAAGATAATATGGCCAGGCTGATACCTGCAATTAAGCGTGAAATGAAGGAGTATGAGAATCGCAAACGGCATAAAAAGATCGAATCTCTTCTGAAGAAAACCAAGGATGAGTTTGAGCGGCACCGTCGTCAGGAACAGGAGATGAAACTTCTTGGACAGTTGGTTTCAGGTGTTGCTCATGAGGTGAGAAATCCTTTGAATGCTATCACCGCTCTGCTTGAGGCTCTGTTCCAGGATGATATTGCAGATCCTGAGAACATAAGTATGTATAAGAAATATATCAATGCGCAGGTAGACAGGCTCAATCACCTGATGAAGGATCTTCTGGAACTTGGAAATCCCAATAACTCATCGGAATTCATTGAACTTGACCTTGTTGCACTTTGTGGATCGACTGTTGAATTCTGGAACAACTCTCTTACCGCTGACAGTAAGGCTGTGTCATTTAAAAATGAGACCGGAAAAGAGGACCTCAAGATCCTCGGTGATTATACACGGTTACAGCAGGTTTTGGTTAATTTATTTCAAAACGCCAGTCATCACTCTCCGCAAAACAGTCTGATACAACTTGTCTTATCCGTGTGGGAAGGCAAGATAAATATCAGGGTCGTTGATAAGGGAAGTGGTATATCTGAAGAGATGGTTGACAGGGTGTTCGAACCTTTTTTTACCACAAGAAAATCCGGAACAGGGCTTGGTCTTGGGATAGCACGCAGCATTCTGGCTGCTCACAGTGGAACGATAAAACTGGAAAACAACAAAGCGGGCGAGGGGGGCTGCACGGCCACAATCACTATTCCTGATCCAGAGCAAAAAAACCTCTCGGAAGTGGCTTCTGGCTGCATATGTAATGGCTAA
- a CDS encoding sensor histidine kinase — MNSYEKEMFILIAEDSATQRERLKAVLQSSGYNVLAAENGKRALNIAKNNPPDIILSDIMMPEMNGYELCQRIKAEPGLKTIPVILLTALTEPQDVINGLTCGADFFITKPYSDSYLLSKVENVLKGETIDQEEETPEIEITYGGKTYSIAAGRMQTINLLLSTFENAMQKNQELDRTNRELTKTKWELQELNNKLTRQSALLKTIFDSIPIMLLIYSKDKSSFDVNRYFEHITGWKNEEIKGVDLLSCLYPDPEHKILAEEIVNTPTDQFKDIKLTRKDGTQIETSWANVEIPDGRHAIIGLNITERKEMETRLKKHAEELSVANDELKSFSYSVSHDLRSPLRVIAGFSEILLEDYADNLDQPGKDYLDRIVDSTNKMNNIINDMLSLSRISRQELEFQEIDLTDMAHSIIYELQQSQPERKVSVRIEENLKTKGDLSLLRLAISNLLSNAWKYTGNSENPVIEFGKKRENRKTVYFISDNGAGFSMSDYEHLFAPFQRLHSGSDFPGTGVGLAIVKRAIRRHNGKIWATGEQGKGATFYFTVNL, encoded by the coding sequence ATGAACTCATATGAAAAGGAAATGTTTATTCTCATAGCAGAAGACAGCGCAACTCAAAGAGAACGGCTCAAAGCGGTTCTTCAAAGCAGTGGATATAACGTTTTGGCTGCAGAAAACGGGAAAAGAGCCTTAAATATTGCAAAAAACAATCCACCCGATATTATCCTAAGTGATATAATGATGCCCGAAATGAATGGATATGAACTATGCCAGAGAATTAAGGCCGAACCAGGCCTGAAAACCATCCCAGTTATTCTTCTCACTGCGCTTACTGAACCGCAGGATGTTATAAATGGTCTTACCTGCGGAGCGGATTTCTTTATCACCAAACCCTACAGCGATTCATATCTTCTCTCCAAAGTAGAAAACGTCCTCAAAGGGGAGACAATTGATCAGGAAGAGGAAACTCCCGAAATTGAAATCACCTATGGCGGGAAAACCTACTCTATTGCTGCGGGGAGAATGCAGACAATTAACCTTCTCCTGTCAACATTTGAAAATGCGATGCAAAAAAATCAGGAGCTGGACAGAACAAACAGGGAGTTGACCAAAACAAAATGGGAACTGCAGGAGCTCAACAACAAGCTCACCCGCCAGAGCGCACTGCTCAAAACGATATTTGACTCGATTCCGATCATGCTCCTTATTTATAGCAAAGACAAATCGAGCTTTGATGTCAATCGATATTTTGAACATATTACCGGATGGAAAAATGAGGAAATTAAAGGGGTCGATCTGCTGAGTTGTCTATACCCTGATCCCGAGCACAAAATTTTGGCAGAAGAAATTGTCAACACCCCTACTGATCAGTTCAAGGATATTAAGCTCACGCGTAAAGATGGCACACAGATTGAAACCAGTTGGGCCAATGTGGAAATTCCTGATGGAAGACATGCCATCATAGGACTTAACATTACAGAGCGCAAAGAAATGGAAACACGACTCAAAAAACACGCAGAAGAACTCTCCGTTGCCAATGACGAACTTAAATCCTTCAGTTATTCAGTTAGCCACGACTTGAGATCACCGTTAAGAGTTATTGCAGGATTCAGTGAAATCCTTCTTGAAGACTATGCAGACAATCTTGACCAACCAGGCAAAGACTACCTCGATCGGATTGTCGATTCTACAAACAAGATGAATAATATCATTAACGATATGCTAAGTCTCTCCAGAATCAGCCGTCAGGAGCTGGAATTTCAGGAAATTGACCTTACCGATATGGCTCATTCAATAATATATGAACTGCAGCAAAGTCAGCCAGAGAGAAAAGTCAGTGTGAGGATTGAAGAAAATTTGAAGACAAAGGGAGATCTTTCACTTCTTCGACTTGCGATTTCAAATCTGCTGAGCAATGCATGGAAGTATACCGGTAACAGTGAAAATCCTGTTATTGAATTTGGTAAAAAGAGGGAAAACCGAAAAACGGTCTATTTTATCTCTGATAACGGGGCTGGGTTTAGTATGTCTGACTACGAGCACTTATTCGCTCCGTTTCAAAGGTTGCATTCAGGAAGCGATTTTCCGGGAACAGGCGTAGGCCTGGCAATTGTCAAAAGGGCAATACGAAGACATAACGGAAAAATCTGGGCTACAGGAGAACAGGGTAAAGGAGCCACCTTCTATTTTACAGTAAATTTGTAG
- a CDS encoding Chemotaxis response regulator protein-glutamate methylesterase CheB, producing MIKVLIADKSPQTARYIRDLLSEDEKFSVLNIVNNSSDTIELARSLKPDLLLMDLALPHSEDGFEVIRVIMETSPLPIVIMSYKETNSQTVNTFNALQAGAVALISKPEDSDPEKRTIEESKLKETVRLMSEVKVVTRRRKKSQRDFEIESEIQPKSPLVVIGASTGGPPVLQAILSNLPANFPSAILVVQHITEGFVNGLQVWLERTTNKKVLLASHGEKIIPGRVYIAPDNCQMGVDFEERIVLRDDPPENNIRPSVSYLFRSSCRVYKSALIAVLLTGMGKDGAKEMKQIREYGGITIAQDRDSSIVYGMPGAAIEYNAVRYIFDPAQIAQKLPAFTHQILKRIEKGNKDELI from the coding sequence ATGATAAAAGTTCTCATCGCCGATAAATCTCCTCAAACAGCTCGCTACATCCGCGATCTGTTAAGTGAAGATGAGAAATTTTCGGTTCTGAATATCGTCAATAACAGTTCTGATACAATTGAACTGGCCCGCTCCCTTAAACCCGACCTTCTGCTGATGGATTTGGCCTTACCTCACAGTGAGGATGGTTTCGAGGTTATCAGAGTAATCATGGAAACTTCTCCGCTGCCGATAGTTATCATGAGTTACAAGGAAACCAACTCACAAACAGTAAACACCTTTAATGCTCTGCAGGCCGGAGCAGTAGCTCTAATTTCAAAACCGGAAGATTCAGACCCTGAAAAAAGGACCATTGAAGAAAGTAAACTGAAAGAAACTGTTAGACTCATGTCTGAAGTGAAAGTGGTGACAAGAAGGAGGAAGAAATCACAAAGAGACTTTGAGATTGAGTCGGAAATTCAACCAAAATCTCCCCTTGTGGTAATAGGGGCATCTACCGGGGGACCTCCTGTGCTTCAAGCCATTTTGTCGAATCTCCCTGCCAATTTCCCCTCTGCTATACTGGTAGTTCAGCATATAACAGAGGGCTTTGTCAACGGTTTACAAGTGTGGCTTGAAAGGACCACCAACAAAAAAGTACTCTTAGCATCTCACGGCGAAAAGATAATACCGGGGCGGGTGTATATTGCTCCTGATAACTGCCAGATGGGTGTAGATTTTGAAGAGCGGATAGTACTTAGAGATGATCCGCCGGAAAACAACATAAGACCCTCCGTTTCATATCTGTTCCGCTCCTCATGCAGAGTATACAAAAGCGCTCTCATTGCAGTCCTTTTAACGGGAATGGGAAAAGACGGAGCAAAAGAGATGAAGCAAATCAGAGAGTATGGAGGTATAACAATCGCTCAGGACAGAGATTCTTCCATTGTGTACGGAATGCCCGGAGCCGCAATCGAATACAATGCTGTCAGATACATATTCGACCCTGCCCAGATTGCACAAAAACTGCCCGCATTCACCCATCAGATCTTAAAAAGAATCGAAAAAGGGAATAAAGATGAACTCATATGA